One genomic window of Diospyros lotus cultivar Yz01 chromosome 8, ASM1463336v1, whole genome shotgun sequence includes the following:
- the LOC127808299 gene encoding 1-aminocyclopropane-1-carboxylate synthase 3-like, whose product MLSRKATLNLHGQDNSYFLGWEEYEKNPYDDHHNPTGIIQMGLAENQLSFDIIESWLATNPHTTGFHRNGNSLFKELALFQDYRGLPAFKSELADLMAEIRENKVVFDPGRLVLTAGSTSANEILMFCLAEPGEAFLLPTPYYPGFDRDLKWRPGVEIVPIHCSSSNEFRITKSALEEAYRHAESRNLSVKGVLVTNPSNPLGTSLSRGELNHLISFAIAKEIHLVSDEIYSGTVFDSPRFISLTQAVIDRNLKDTDLWGRIHIIYSLSKDLGLPGFRVGTIYSNNETLLAAATKMSSFGLVSSQTQHLLSCILADKKFRRSYININKKRIKRRKEILVAGLLSAGIRCLKSNAGLFCWADMRHLLSANTLEAEMELWKKILYQVGLNISPGSSCHCTEPGWFRICFANMPEEAISLSLKRIKAFVDGIRTSHRRLGQSLVL is encoded by the exons ATGCTTTCGAGAAAGGCTACCTTAAACTTACACGGCCAAGACAATTCCTACTTCCTAGGATGGGAGGAGTACGAGAAAAACCCTTACGACGATCACCACAACCCCACGGGCATCATTCAGATGGGTCTAGCCGAGAATCAG CTCTCCTTTGACATTATTGAATCATGGCTTGCCACCAATCCCCACACCACCGGCTTCCATAGAAATGGAAACTCTCTGTTCAAAGAATTGGCGCTCTTCCAAGATTACCGTGGCTTGCCAGCTTTCAAGAGT GAGCTGGCTGATTTAATGGCCGAAATTAGAGAAAACAAAGTAGTATTTGATCCAGGCAGGCTTGTTCTGACGGCTGGTTCAACCTCAGCCAATGAGATTCTCATGTTTTGTCTGGCTGAACCTGGAGAAGCTTTTCTTCTTCCTACACCGTATTACCCTGG GTTTGATAGAGATCTAAAATGGCGACCAGGGGTTGAAATCGTCCCTATACATTGCTCAAGTTCGAACGAATTTAGAATTACCAAGTCTGCACTGGAAGAAGCCTATCGACATGCCGAAAGCCGCAATTTGTCAGTAAAAGGAGTATTAGTGACGAATCCTTCCAACCCTTTAGGCACTAGCCTGAGTAGGGGCGAGCTTAATCATCTCATCAGCTTCGCCATTGCTAAGGAAATCCATTTAGTGAGCGATGAGATATattcaggaacagttttcgactCTCCGAGGTTTATAAGCCTCACACAGGCTGTGATCGACAGAAACCTTAAAGATACCGATCTCTGGGGCCGAATTCACATCATTTACAGCCTCTCAAAGGACTTGGGCCTCCCGGGATTTAGAGTGGGTACGATTTACTCCAACAATGAGACGCTACTTGCAGCCGCAACAAAGATGTCGAGCTTTGGGCTTGTGTCTTCTCAAACTCAGCACCTGCTCTCCTGCATTCTGGCCGATAAAAAATTCAGAAGAAGTTACATTAACAttaacaagaagagaatcaaaaGGAGAAAGGAAATACTTGTGGCTGGTCTTTTGAGCGCAG GGATAAGGTGTTTGAAGAGCAACGCGGGGTTGTTTTGTTGGGCAGATATGAGACATCTTCTGAGCGCCAATACGTTAGAAGCAGAAATGGAACTATGGAAGAAGATTCTTTATCAAGTCGGACTCAACATCTCTCCAGGTTCTTCTTGTCACTGCACTGAACCTGGCTGGTTTCGTATATGTTTTGCCAATATGCCAGAAGAAGCCATAAGCCTTTCCCTCAAGCGAATCAAGGCTTTTGTCGATGGAATCCGTACGTCGCACCGCCGCCTCGGCCAATCCTTGGTTTTATAA